Proteins encoded by one window of Pseudonocardia sp. HH130629-09:
- a CDS encoding amidase: protein MAIPPPDAARLAALNEHYAFGLSEAELAEFGPAVTATLAASDRVEELYRASAPQTPQRAWSEPADNPLGGWYVTTSVPGAAEGPLAGRTVALKDNICLAGVPMTNGSATVEGFVPSRDATVVPRLLAAGATITGKSVCEDLCFSGASFTSRPWPVRNPWDTGRNAGGSSSGSAALVASGGVDLAVGGDQGGSIRIPSAFCGTVGHKPTHGLVPYTGAFPIEATIDHLGPITRTVSDAARMLTVLAGVDGFDARQPTVLDPVDYLAALEQSAAGLRVGIVVEGFGRPESDPAVDEAVRAAVGALAGAGLVAEEVSIPWHLDGMAVWNVIATEGAAYQMVDGNAYGMNYPGLYDPELIAHYHRQRHARGSELSKTVKLVGLSGGYTFGHGGGAYYGMARNLALELRAAYDRALSGYDVLVMPTLPYTAPELIGLDAGLDTYLPTALGMVGNCAPFDVSGHPAVSVPAGLVDGLPVGLMIVGRRFDDATVLRVAHTFEQAVGGFPAPPALATVGGQQ from the coding sequence ATGGCGATTCCCCCTCCCGATGCCGCCCGGCTGGCGGCGCTGAACGAGCACTACGCGTTCGGTCTGTCCGAGGCCGAGCTGGCGGAGTTCGGTCCGGCGGTCACGGCGACGCTGGCTGCTTCCGACCGGGTCGAGGAGCTCTACCGGGCCTCGGCGCCGCAGACGCCCCAGCGGGCCTGGTCGGAGCCTGCGGACAACCCGCTCGGTGGTTGGTATGTGACGACGTCGGTGCCGGGTGCCGCCGAGGGGCCGCTGGCCGGGCGCACGGTGGCGTTGAAGGACAACATCTGCCTCGCCGGGGTGCCGATGACCAACGGGTCGGCGACGGTCGAGGGTTTCGTCCCGTCCCGGGACGCCACGGTGGTGCCCCGGCTGCTGGCGGCGGGGGCGACGATCACCGGGAAGTCGGTGTGTGAGGACCTGTGTTTCTCGGGTGCGAGTTTCACCTCGCGTCCGTGGCCGGTGCGCAACCCGTGGGACACCGGCCGTAATGCCGGTGGCTCGTCGAGTGGGAGCGCGGCGCTGGTGGCCTCGGGTGGGGTGGATCTGGCCGTGGGTGGTGATCAGGGTGGTTCGATCCGGATTCCGAGTGCGTTCTGCGGGACGGTGGGGCACAAGCCCACTCACGGGCTGGTCCCCTACACCGGGGCGTTCCCGATCGAGGCCACGATCGACCACCTGGGTCCGATCACCCGGACGGTGTCCGACGCCGCACGGATGCTCACGGTCCTCGCGGGTGTCGACGGGTTCGACGCCCGTCAGCCCACCGTCCTGGACCCGGTCGACTACCTCGCCGCGTTGGAGCAGTCGGCGGCGGGGTTGCGGGTCGGGATCGTGGTCGAGGGTTTCGGCCGCCCGGAGAGCGACCCGGCCGTCGACGAGGCCGTGCGTGCCGCGGTCGGCGCTCTGGCTGGGGCCGGGTTGGTGGCGGAGGAGGTGTCGATCCCGTGGCACCTGGACGGGATGGCGGTGTGGAACGTCATCGCGACCGAGGGTGCGGCCTACCAGATGGTCGACGGCAACGCCTACGGCATGAACTATCCGGGTCTCTACGACCCGGAGCTGATCGCGCACTACCACCGTCAGCGGCATGCCCGCGGGTCGGAGTTGTCCAAGACGGTCAAGCTGGTCGGGCTCTCGGGTGGCTACACCTTCGGCCACGGGGGCGGTGCCTACTACGGCATGGCCCGCAACCTCGCGTTGGAGCTGCGTGCGGCCTACGACCGGGCGCTGAGTGGCTATGACGTGCTGGTCATGCCGACCCTGCCCTACACCGCGCCGGAGCTGATCGGGCTCGACGCCGGGCTGGACACCTACCTGCCTACCGCGTTGGGGATGGTCGGCAACTGTGCCCCGTTCGACGTGTCCGGTCACCCCGCGGTCTCGGTGCCGGCCGGGCTGGTCGACGGGCTCCCGGTCGGTCTGATGATCGTCGGCCGGCGTTTCGACGACGCGACCGTCCTTCGGGTCGCGCACACCTTCGAGCAGGCCGTCGGCGGCTTCCCCGCCCCACCGGCCCTCGCCACAGTAGGAGGACAGCAGTGA
- a CDS encoding substrate-binding protein: MGSIALAVERFAAAAPTVVFDRFGTEGAGWLFDAVCDRVAVGAPVALRAPIAGGPPVDVLGRISDLRVSRAITITHDQPWRGRIRLRFDDAPGGTRVRLDAEIDRRGLEWLMRRRGHPLPEGPADGPRIGVITSRSGSGSLFASAVGNVAALAVEEIDASGGIGGRPLELLEADDATDPGTGALEAMRLVRAGCRTIFLMTTSATYHAVSAALSGQDVLVVHTNMNEGGGESRLRIRLGERPATQLATAARPVMRAAGGRRWFLAGNDYVWPRSVNAVAREILPGQGAVLVGEGYAPLGGGDVTPLVERIAASGADVVLSTFVGADAAAFERRCHALGLRDRTVSLGPAMDEATLERIGPAAAEGIHGVSGYFQHLQTERNGTLLERYRLRFGRWAPPLSSLSESMFEAIHVWAAAARQVRSTDPVAVADEIRRGRYDLPRGTLDLHGEHHVDQPLYLAEARGTTFGSMDDGPAHP; encoded by the coding sequence GTGGGGTCGATCGCGCTCGCGGTCGAGAGGTTCGCCGCCGCGGCCCCGACGGTGGTCTTCGACCGGTTCGGCACCGAGGGCGCCGGCTGGCTGTTCGACGCGGTCTGCGACCGGGTCGCCGTCGGTGCCCCGGTCGCGCTGCGCGCACCGATCGCCGGCGGGCCCCCGGTAGACGTGCTGGGCCGGATCAGCGACCTGCGTGTCTCCCGGGCCATCACCATCACCCACGACCAGCCCTGGCGGGGCCGCATCCGGCTGCGGTTCGACGACGCGCCCGGTGGGACCCGTGTCCGGCTCGACGCCGAGATCGACCGCCGTGGGCTGGAGTGGCTGATGCGTCGCCGCGGCCATCCGCTGCCCGAGGGCCCCGCCGACGGACCGCGGATCGGGGTGATCACCAGCCGCTCCGGGTCGGGCAGCCTGTTCGCCTCGGCCGTGGGGAACGTGGCCGCGCTCGCCGTCGAGGAGATCGACGCCTCGGGCGGGATCGGGGGGCGGCCGCTGGAGCTGCTGGAGGCCGACGACGCCACCGACCCCGGCACCGGGGCCCTGGAGGCGATGCGGCTGGTCCGGGCCGGCTGCCGCACGATCTTCCTGATGACGACCTCGGCGACCTACCACGCCGTCTCGGCCGCCCTGTCCGGGCAGGACGTGCTGGTCGTGCACACCAACATGAACGAGGGCGGCGGGGAGTCCCGTCTGCGGATCCGGCTGGGGGAGCGGCCGGCCACCCAGCTCGCGACGGCGGCCCGTCCGGTCATGCGTGCGGCCGGCGGCCGGCGCTGGTTCCTCGCGGGCAACGACTACGTGTGGCCCCGGTCGGTCAACGCCGTCGCCCGCGAGATCCTCCCCGGCCAGGGGGCGGTGCTGGTCGGGGAGGGGTACGCCCCCCTCGGTGGCGGGGACGTCACCCCGCTCGTCGAGCGGATCGCCGCATCCGGTGCCGACGTCGTGCTGAGCACCTTCGTCGGCGCCGACGCCGCGGCCTTCGAGCGCCGGTGCCACGCGTTGGGGCTGCGGGACCGCACGGTGAGCCTGGGCCCCGCCATGGACGAGGCGACCCTCGAACGGATCGGGCCGGCCGCGGCCGAGGGGATCCACGGGGTGTCCGGCTACTTCCAGCACCTGCAGACCGAGCGCAACGGGACGCTCCTGGAGCGGTACCGGCTGCGGTTCGGTCGGTGGGCACCGCCGTTGTCGTCGCTGTCGGAGTCGATGTTCGAGGCGATCCACGTGTGGGCCGCGGCGGCCCGGCAGGTCCGCTCGACCGACCCGGTGGCCGTCGCCGACGAGATCCGGCGCGGCCGCTACGACCTGCCCCGCGGGACCCTGGACCTGCACGGCGAGCACCACGTCGACCAGCCGCTGTACCTGGCGGAGGCCCGCGGCACGACCTTCGGCTCGATGGACGACGGCCCCGCGCACCCCTGA
- a CDS encoding ArsR/SmtB family transcription factor translates to MSSDHDASGGGGKEAGLAFDALADPVRREILTVLAEQEECSAGDLAERITSVGRTAVSTHLRVLRVAGLVTERRSGRFRYYAIDPHGAAADVIALLRALFQSTLDEVGAAVEDQGMTYRADATG, encoded by the coding sequence GTGTCATCAGATCATGACGCTTCGGGCGGCGGCGGCAAGGAAGCGGGCCTCGCCTTCGACGCGCTCGCCGATCCCGTCCGCCGGGAGATCTTGACGGTGCTCGCCGAGCAGGAGGAGTGCAGCGCCGGAGACCTCGCCGAGCGCATCACCTCCGTCGGGCGCACCGCGGTGTCCACCCACCTGCGGGTGCTGCGCGTCGCGGGGCTGGTCACCGAGCGACGCTCGGGCCGGTTCCGCTACTACGCGATCGATCCGCACGGCGCGGCGGCCGATGTGATCGCCCTGCTGCGGGCGTTGTTCCAGTCGACCCTCGACGAGGTGGGGGCGGCGGTGGAGGATCAGGGCATGACGTATCGGGCCGACGCGACCGGATGA
- a CDS encoding transposase gives MLAGARSSTAIAEHTRDVGVGLLVELADRLGIDPQHAVLVVPHESTIRRLLQQLDPVALESALHAWTSAQLAERPTDTGRPRREQRRVWAPDGKTVRGARTPDGQPHLVSMIDQTSGAVLAQTPVPAKHTQLSAAATVLSELDLRTRVRFVYADAGFAGRLLDWATTILQTTVEVVRKPPEQRGFAVLPRRWVVERTLAWLTAHRRLARDYERHPAVSEAMIRWAAINTITRRIARGEPATPAEVRSHTLNMTFSNTL, from the coding sequence GTGTTGGCCGGTGCCCGCTCATCCACCGCGATCGCCGAACACACCCGGGACGTCGGTGTCGGCCTGCTGGTCGAACTCGCCGACCGGCTCGGCATCGACCCGCAGCACGCCGTACTGGTGGTGCCCCACGAGTCCACGATCCGCAGGCTGCTCCAGCAACTCGACCCCGTCGCGCTGGAGTCCGCTCTGCACGCCTGGACCAGCGCACAGCTTGCCGAGCGCCCGACCGACACCGGTCGGCCGCGTCGAGAGCAACGGCGGGTGTGGGCGCCGGACGGCAAGACCGTACGTGGCGCCCGTACCCCTGACGGGCAGCCACACCTGGTCTCGATGATCGACCAGACCAGCGGCGCCGTGCTGGCCCAGACCCCGGTCCCGGCCAAGCACACGCAGCTCTCCGCCGCGGCGACCGTACTGTCCGAGCTGGACCTGCGCACCCGGGTGCGGTTCGTCTACGCCGACGCCGGGTTCGCCGGACGCCTGCTCGACTGGGCGACTACGATCCTGCAGACGACGGTCGAGGTCGTCCGCAAGCCGCCTGAGCAGCGCGGATTCGCCGTCCTCCCGCGGCGCTGGGTGGTCGAACGGACCCTGGCCTGGCTCACCGCGCACCGCCGCCTGGCCCGGGACTACGAACGCCACCCCGCAGTGTCCGAGGCCATGATCCGCTGGGCGGCGATCAACACCATCACCCGCCGCATCGCCCGCGGCGAACCCGCGACGCCAGCAGAAGTACGTAGTCACACCCTCAACATGACCTTCTCAAACACTCTCTAA
- a CDS encoding MFS transporter, whose translation MVVLFLSDAEVAAAGYALAVFAIVFLIVRAVGSPMVDRFGGARIGQIAVAGEVIGLVALALLPPSNLSVLGVAVVGAGVALTYPATVSMTVRRAKSMNLGTSVGVMISFWDLGIMVAGPIAGLVAVLLGFPAAFLIAALLGVGSIAVIQFGVRRPESMATAAHGARE comes from the coding sequence ATGGTCGTGCTGTTCCTGAGCGATGCCGAAGTCGCGGCCGCCGGTTACGCACTTGCCGTCTTCGCAATTGTTTTCTTGATCGTTCGAGCCGTCGGCAGCCCGATGGTCGACCGTTTCGGTGGAGCGCGGATCGGACAGATCGCAGTGGCCGGCGAGGTCATCGGTCTGGTAGCTCTTGCGTTGCTACCACCTTCGAACCTCTCCGTCCTGGGCGTGGCCGTCGTCGGCGCGGGCGTCGCACTCACGTATCCGGCGACAGTGTCGATGACTGTGCGCCGGGCGAAATCGATGAATCTAGGGACGAGCGTCGGTGTGATGATCTCGTTCTGGGACCTCGGTATCATGGTCGCCGGCCCGATCGCGGGGTTGGTCGCAGTGCTGCTCGGCTTCCCCGCCGCCTTCCTCATCGCGGCGCTCCTCGGGGTCGGCTCGATTGCAGTCATCCAGTTCGGCGTGCGACGCCCCGAGTCCATGGCGACGGCAGCCCACGGCGCGAGGGAGTGA
- a CDS encoding ATP-binding cassette domain-containing protein: MGKPGDIGPRYDGPAIELAGVTVRRRLVPLVQDIDWRAEYGQHWVVFGRNGAGKTTIMRVASGTTFSSSGHATVLGHRMGRVDLRSLRKHVGLVTTKQRLPDEERCTAETVVLTGHTGTVLPLWSYYDDDVQGRAPLAGVRGLRLPA, from the coding sequence ATGGGAAAGCCCGGCGACATCGGCCCCCGGTATGACGGGCCGGCGATCGAGCTGGCCGGCGTCACGGTCCGCCGCCGACTGGTGCCACTCGTGCAGGACATCGACTGGCGAGCCGAGTACGGGCAGCACTGGGTGGTCTTCGGCCGAAACGGGGCCGGGAAGACAACGATCATGCGGGTAGCGAGCGGGACCACTTTCTCCAGCAGCGGTCACGCGACCGTACTGGGACACCGGATGGGACGGGTCGACCTCCGATCACTCCGCAAGCACGTGGGCCTCGTGACGACCAAACAACGACTGCCGGACGAAGAGAGGTGCACGGCCGAGACCGTCGTGCTGACGGGGCACACCGGGACGGTTCTTCCTCTGTGGAGCTACTACGACGATGACGTCCAGGGGCGCGCGCCGCTGGCTGGAGTTCGTGGGTTGCGGCTACCTGCGTGA
- a CDS encoding aldehyde dehydrogenase translates to MSITSDTRAPLKALDRFFIGGEWVTPSSSSTISVIEPATEQVYYQVPEAQDADVDRAVTAARDAFDNGPWPTMGHARRAEFLRAIGEAVRERTADVVEVWPRESGIVLGAAQAMIGGVPDAYAFYADLADTFAFEEPATPTAGGRYGMISREPVGVVGAIIPWNAPMTLIAYKLAPALLAGCTVVLKASPEAPGAPYIMAEIAEKVGLPAGVLNVLTADREVSESLVRDPRVDKIAFTGSTAAGRRIASILGERIGRYTLELGGKSAAVILDDMDLAEAAASLSGAECFLSGQVCSSLTRIVVPRRRHDEMADALAGTFSQVRVGDPFDANTQMGPLAMERQRDRVEGFIAQGKAEGARLVTGGGRPQGLDRGWFIEPTVFAGVDNSWSIAQEEIFGPVLSVIPAEDEEDAIRIANDTIYGLNAAVFTHDADRAREVAGRLRAGTVGHNNFRTDFGIGFGGFKQSGTGREGGVDGLLPYLENKTIIFEEKPGNFPG, encoded by the coding sequence ATGAGCATCACCAGTGACACCCGGGCACCGCTCAAGGCGCTCGACAGGTTCTTCATCGGCGGCGAGTGGGTCACCCCGTCCTCGTCCAGCACGATCTCGGTGATCGAGCCCGCCACCGAACAGGTCTACTACCAGGTCCCGGAGGCCCAGGACGCCGACGTCGACCGGGCCGTCACGGCAGCCCGCGACGCGTTCGACAACGGCCCCTGGCCGACGATGGGTCATGCCCGGCGCGCGGAGTTCCTGCGCGCCATCGGCGAGGCCGTGCGGGAGCGCACCGCCGACGTCGTCGAGGTCTGGCCGCGCGAGTCCGGCATCGTCCTGGGCGCGGCCCAGGCCATGATCGGCGGCGTCCCGGACGCGTACGCGTTCTACGCCGACCTGGCCGACACCTTCGCGTTCGAGGAGCCGGCGACGCCGACCGCGGGCGGCCGGTACGGGATGATCTCCCGCGAGCCGGTCGGGGTCGTCGGCGCGATCATCCCGTGGAACGCGCCCATGACGCTGATCGCCTACAAGCTGGCACCGGCACTGCTCGCCGGCTGCACGGTGGTGCTCAAGGCCTCGCCCGAGGCGCCGGGCGCGCCGTACATCATGGCCGAGATCGCGGAGAAGGTCGGCCTGCCCGCCGGCGTCCTCAACGTCCTCACCGCCGACCGCGAGGTCTCCGAGTCGCTGGTCCGCGACCCGCGGGTCGACAAGATCGCCTTCACCGGCTCCACCGCGGCGGGACGCCGGATCGCCTCGATCCTGGGCGAGCGCATCGGCCGCTACACCCTCGAGCTCGGTGGCAAGTCCGCGGCGGTCATCCTCGACGACATGGACCTCGCCGAGGCCGCGGCGAGCCTGTCCGGCGCCGAGTGCTTCCTGTCGGGCCAGGTCTGCTCGTCGCTGACCCGCATCGTCGTACCGCGACGACGGCACGACGAGATGGCCGACGCCCTGGCCGGGACGTTCTCCCAGGTCCGCGTCGGCGACCCGTTCGACGCGAACACCCAGATGGGCCCGCTGGCCATGGAGCGCCAGCGCGACCGGGTCGAGGGCTTCATCGCCCAGGGCAAGGCCGAGGGTGCGCGCCTGGTGACCGGCGGGGGCCGCCCGCAGGGCCTCGACCGGGGCTGGTTCATCGAGCCGACGGTGTTCGCCGGGGTCGACAACTCCTGGTCCATCGCCCAGGAGGAGATCTTCGGTCCGGTCCTGTCGGTGATCCCGGCCGAGGACGAGGAGGACGCGATCCGGATCGCCAACGACACGATCTACGGGCTGAACGCCGCGGTGTTCACCCACGACGCCGACCGCGCGCGGGAGGTGGCCGGCCGCCTGCGGGCGGGGACGGTCGGGCACAACAACTTCCGGACGGACTTCGGTATCGGCTTCGGCGGGTTCAAGCAGTCCGGGACGGGCCGGGAGGGCGGCGTCGACGGCCTGCTGCCGTACCTGGAGAACAAGACGATTATCTTCGAGGAGAAGCCGGGGAACTTCCCGGGCTGA
- a CDS encoding TOBE domain-containing protein, protein MVQYRVNAAALMVGVGEDAFRRWISRGGLPSDLDTGGRMVVDGADLAMFLRDHPGISLDDSRPGDRSARNHMVGLVTSVVSDLVMAQVEIQAGPHRVVSVMSSEAARELHLEPGSLAVAVIKSTDVIIETPTGG, encoded by the coding sequence ATGGTGCAGTACCGGGTCAACGCTGCTGCTCTAATGGTGGGTGTCGGTGAGGACGCTTTCCGCCGGTGGATCTCGAGGGGCGGCCTTCCGTCCGATCTCGACACGGGCGGCCGCATGGTGGTCGACGGGGCGGACCTCGCCATGTTCCTGCGCGACCACCCGGGTATCAGCCTCGACGACTCGAGGCCGGGGGACAGGTCGGCGCGCAACCACATGGTCGGGCTCGTGACATCGGTCGTCAGCGACCTGGTCATGGCCCAGGTGGAAATCCAGGCCGGCCCGCACCGTGTCGTGTCGGTGATGAGCAGCGAGGCCGCCCGCGAGCTCCACCTCGAACCGGGGTCGTTGGCCGTCGCTGTCATCAAGTCGACGGACGTCATCATCGAGACGCCCACCGGCGGATAG
- a CDS encoding LysR family transcriptional regulator, whose translation MAGDVQLRQLEYLVALARERHFGRAAESCHAGQSTLSAALRALERQLGVTIVHRSHRFQGCTAEGERVVGWAHRILAERDALRDDLARMREGLSAVVRIGAIPTAVPATAALTAAWTEAHPRAGVRVEVLSAREIDRRLAEFELDAGLTYLAPGEDGVSVLPLYRERYLLLGPADSSFADRDSLGWGDVSGVELCALTTGMQNRRLVDEAVRAAGGEPRIVVETDTVAAVYAHLATTRWSAVIAHTWLRAFGDPDGMRALPIEAADPRPTVGLRLGDHGPASYVARALLDAVAAAGVATELDGAWDVAPSVDRPTVPRWAGLRASVRGFRPLRRCYRRHRAAHAEKIVRYAGPGRARRGSRRWLRRSTLGWRPCKVPRPRRPRCSTRWSGEQLYHHVLGLIAEAGWEHPETHAGHLVGEFPHERIDGEERGSYITAGNSAPLRRVSPSGKMCHWILEIHIVDSGRGFGGFHDQLLDI comes from the coding sequence ATGGCCGGCGATGTCCAGCTGCGGCAGCTCGAGTACCTCGTCGCGCTCGCCCGGGAGCGGCACTTCGGGCGGGCCGCGGAGTCGTGTCACGCCGGACAGTCGACGCTCTCGGCGGCGTTGCGGGCCCTGGAGCGTCAGCTCGGCGTGACGATCGTGCACCGCAGCCACCGCTTCCAGGGCTGCACGGCCGAGGGGGAGCGGGTCGTCGGGTGGGCGCACCGCATCCTCGCCGAACGCGACGCCCTGCGCGACGACCTGGCCCGCATGCGGGAAGGGCTGTCGGCAGTCGTCCGGATCGGCGCGATCCCGACCGCGGTACCGGCGACCGCCGCGCTCACCGCCGCCTGGACCGAAGCCCATCCGCGGGCCGGGGTCCGGGTCGAGGTCCTCTCCGCACGGGAGATCGATCGCAGGCTCGCCGAGTTCGAGCTCGACGCCGGGCTCACCTACCTCGCGCCGGGCGAGGACGGGGTCTCGGTGCTCCCGCTGTACCGCGAGCGCTACCTGTTGCTTGGGCCCGCGGACAGTTCGTTCGCCGACCGCGACAGCCTGGGGTGGGGCGATGTCTCCGGTGTCGAGCTGTGTGCGCTGACCACGGGGATGCAGAACCGCCGGCTCGTCGACGAGGCCGTTCGCGCTGCCGGGGGTGAGCCCCGGATCGTGGTGGAGACCGACACCGTGGCCGCCGTCTACGCCCACCTCGCGACGACCCGGTGGTCGGCGGTGATCGCCCACACCTGGCTGCGGGCCTTCGGGGATCCGGACGGGATGCGGGCGTTGCCCATCGAGGCCGCGGACCCGCGGCCGACCGTGGGTCTGCGGCTCGGTGACCATGGGCCGGCCTCGTACGTGGCGCGTGCGCTCCTCGACGCGGTAGCGGCCGCGGGTGTTGCCACCGAGCTCGACGGAGCCTGGGATGTCGCGCCCTCGGTGGATCGGCCGACGGTGCCGAGATGGGCAGGCCTCCGGGCCTCCGTGCGTGGCTTCCGTCCGCTGAGGCGTTGTTATCGTCGGCATCGAGCCGCACACGCGGAGAAGATTGTCCGTTACGCGGGCCCCGGCCGGGCGCGGAGGGGAAGTCGGCGATGGCTACGGAGGAGCACGCTCGGGTGGCGGCCCTGCAAGGTGCCGAGGCCAAGGCGTCCACGTTGTTCGACGAGGTGGTCGGGTGAGCAGCTGTATCACCACGTCCTGGGGCTGATCGCCGAAGCGGGGTGGGAACACCCGGAGACGCACGCCGGGCACCTCGTGGGCGAGTTCCCGCACGAGCGGATCGACGGTGAGGAGCGAGGTAGCTACATCACCGCAGGGAACAGCGCGCCGCTGCGTCGCGTGTCGCCGTCGGGGAAGATGTGTCACTGGATTCTGGAGATCCACATCGTCGACTCCGGGCGGGGGTTCGGGGGGTTCCACGACCAGCTCCTCGACATCTGA
- a CDS encoding NAD-dependent formate dehydrogenase, producing the protein MATVLCVLYDDPVDGYPTDYARDGLPHLDQYPDGQTVPTPSARDFTPGALLGSVSGELGLRGYLESLGHTLIVTSDKDGPDSEFERLLPEADVVISQPFWPAYLTAERIAKAPNLKLALTAGIGSDHVDLDAAIAHGVTVAEVTYCNSISVAEHVVMMILSLVRNYLPSHQWVRDGGWNIADCVSRAYDVEGMDVGTVAAGRIGLAVLRRLAPFDMRLHYTDRHRLPAEVEQELNLTYHPDARSMVPHCDVVTINAPLHHETRNLFDDDLLASMRRGAYLVNTARGLIVDRDAVVRALESGQLAGYAGDVWYPQPAPADHPWRSMPHHGMTPHISGSTLSAQTRYADGTREILESFFAGTPIRDEYLIVDGGRLAGTGAHSYSAKG; encoded by the coding sequence ATGGCCACCGTTCTCTGCGTGCTCTACGACGACCCGGTCGACGGTTACCCGACCGACTACGCGCGCGACGGGCTGCCTCATCTCGACCAGTACCCCGACGGTCAGACCGTGCCGACCCCGTCGGCGAGGGACTTCACCCCGGGAGCTCTGCTCGGCAGCGTCTCGGGCGAGCTGGGCCTTCGCGGATACCTGGAGAGCCTCGGCCACACACTGATCGTCACCTCGGACAAGGACGGCCCCGACTCGGAGTTCGAGCGGCTCCTCCCCGAGGCCGATGTGGTGATCTCCCAGCCGTTCTGGCCCGCCTACCTGACCGCGGAGCGGATCGCGAAGGCCCCGAACCTCAAGCTGGCTCTGACCGCTGGGATCGGCTCGGACCACGTCGACCTGGACGCGGCGATCGCGCACGGCGTGACGGTCGCCGAGGTGACCTACTGCAACAGCATCAGCGTCGCCGAGCACGTGGTGATGATGATCCTGTCGCTGGTGCGCAACTACCTTCCGTCCCACCAGTGGGTCCGCGACGGCGGCTGGAACATCGCCGACTGTGTGTCCCGCGCCTATGACGTCGAGGGGATGGACGTCGGCACCGTGGCCGCCGGCCGGATCGGCCTGGCCGTGCTACGTCGGCTCGCGCCGTTCGACATGCGCCTGCACTACACCGACCGGCACCGGCTCCCCGCCGAGGTCGAGCAGGAGCTGAACCTGACCTACCACCCCGACGCCCGGTCGATGGTGCCGCACTGCGACGTCGTCACCATCAACGCCCCGCTGCACCACGAGACCCGCAACCTGTTCGACGACGACCTGCTCGCCTCGATGCGGCGCGGCGCCTATCTGGTCAACACCGCCCGGGGCCTCATCGTCGACCGGGACGCGGTCGTCCGCGCACTGGAAAGCGGGCAGCTCGCCGGGTACGCCGGGGACGTCTGGTACCCGCAGCCCGCCCCCGCCGACCACCCCTGGCGGTCCATGCCGCACCACGGCATGACCCCGCACATCTCCGGTTCGACGCTGTCCGCGCAGACCCGCTACGCCGACGGCACCCGGGAGATCCTGGAGTCGTTCTTCGCCGGCACCCCCATCCGCGACGAGTACCTCATCGTCGACGGCGGGCGACTGGCCGGTACCGGTGCCCACTCCTACAGCGCGAAGGGCTGA
- the cynS gene encoding cyanase, with amino-acid sequence MSTRLDARRSVLAAKKRLGLRRGTIATALGRSTEWSTSALPGQQTLTTEQAAAAGDLLELEALTLPPERGTAAVDPSDPLVYRLGEVVQVYGSTVSELVREEFGDGIVSAIDFELAMARVADPKGDRVVITLNGKFLPYRVW; translated from the coding sequence GTGTCCACCCGACTCGACGCCCGGCGATCCGTACTCGCGGCGAAGAAGCGCCTCGGGCTGCGCCGGGGCACGATCGCGACGGCGCTGGGCCGCTCCACCGAGTGGTCGACCTCGGCGTTGCCGGGCCAGCAGACACTGACCACGGAGCAGGCCGCCGCGGCCGGAGACCTGCTGGAGCTCGAGGCACTGACCCTGCCGCCCGAGCGGGGCACGGCCGCCGTCGACCCGAGCGACCCGCTGGTCTACCGGCTGGGCGAGGTCGTCCAGGTCTACGGCTCGACCGTGTCCGAGCTGGTCCGGGAGGAGTTCGGCGACGGGATCGTCTCGGCCATCGACTTCGAGCTCGCCATGGCACGGGTCGCCGACCCGAAGGGCGACCGCGTCGTGATCACCCTGAACGGGAAGTTCCTCCCCTACCGCGTCTGGTGA